The Enterobacter kobei genome has a segment encoding these proteins:
- a CDS encoding 2-dehydro-3-deoxy-6-phosphogalactonate aldolase codes for MQWQTDLPLIAILRGITPDEALAHVGAVIDAGFDAVEIPLNSPQWEKSIPAVVDAFGDKALIGAGTVLQPEQVDQLAKMGCKLIVTPNIHPEVIRRAVGYGMTVCPGCATATEAFTALDAGAQSLKIFPSSAFGPDYIKALKAVLPASVPVFAVGGVTPENLGQWISAGCVGAGLGSDLYRAGQPVERTAQQAAAFVKAYREAVK; via the coding sequence ATGCAGTGGCAAACTGACCTTCCCCTTATCGCGATTTTGCGCGGTATCACGCCCGATGAGGCGTTAGCGCACGTCGGCGCAGTTATAGACGCCGGGTTCGACGCGGTGGAGATTCCGCTCAACTCCCCACAATGGGAAAAGAGCATTCCGGCCGTGGTGGATGCGTTTGGTGATAAAGCGCTGATTGGCGCGGGGACCGTCTTACAACCGGAGCAGGTGGACCAGCTGGCAAAGATGGGCTGCAAGCTCATCGTCACCCCGAACATCCATCCTGAGGTGATCCGCCGTGCAGTGGGTTACGGCATGACCGTTTGTCCGGGATGCGCGACGGCCACAGAAGCGTTTACTGCCCTCGACGCGGGCGCGCAATCGCTGAAAATTTTCCCGTCCTCGGCTTTTGGTCCGGATTACATCAAAGCGCTGAAGGCGGTATTGCCCGCCAGCGTGCCGGTCTTTGCCGTGGGTGGCGTTACGCCAGAAAACCTGGGCCAGTGGATAAGCGCTGGCTGTGTGGGCGCGGGGCTGGGCAGCGATCTTTATCGCGCCGGACAGCCCGTTGAACGTACCGCACAGCAGGCGGCAGCATTTGTGAAAGCGTATCGAGAGGCAGTGAAATGA
- the dgoD gene encoding galactonate dehydratase, whose translation MKITKLTTYRLPPRWMFLKIETDEGVVGWGEPVIEGRARTVEAAVHELGEYLIGQDPARINDLWQVMYRAGFYRGGPILMSAIAGIDQALWDIKGKVLNAPVWQLMGGLVRDKIKAYSWVGGDRPAEVIDGITQLRNIGFDTFKLNGCEEMGVIDNSRAVDRAVNTVAQIREAFGNEIEFGLDFHGRVSAPMAKVLIKELEPYRPLFIEEPVLAEQAEYYPKLAEQTHIPIAAGERMFSRFEFKRVLEAGGIAILQPDLSHAGGITECYKIAGMAEAYDVALAPHCPLGPIALAACLHVDFVSRNAVFQEQSMGIHYNKGAELLDFVKNKEDFSMEGGFFKPLTKPGLGVEIDEAKVIELSKHAPDWRNPLWRHEDGSVAEW comes from the coding sequence ATGAAAATAACCAAACTCACCACGTACCGTTTACCCCCGCGCTGGATGTTCCTGAAAATCGAAACCGACGAAGGTGTTGTGGGCTGGGGCGAGCCGGTGATTGAAGGGCGAGCCCGCACCGTTGAAGCTGCAGTGCATGAGCTGGGAGAATATCTGATTGGGCAGGATCCGGCACGCATTAACGACCTCTGGCAGGTGATGTATCGCGCGGGTTTCTACCGCGGTGGTCCGATTCTCATGAGCGCTATCGCCGGTATCGACCAGGCGCTATGGGATATCAAAGGTAAAGTGCTGAACGCCCCGGTCTGGCAACTGATGGGTGGCCTGGTGCGCGACAAAATCAAAGCCTATAGCTGGGTCGGAGGCGACCGCCCTGCGGAAGTGATCGACGGCATTACACAGCTGCGCAACATCGGTTTTGACACCTTCAAGCTCAACGGCTGCGAAGAGATGGGCGTCATCGACAACTCGCGCGCGGTAGACCGGGCGGTAAATACCGTGGCGCAAATCCGTGAAGCCTTCGGCAACGAGATTGAGTTCGGTCTGGATTTTCATGGGCGTGTCAGCGCGCCGATGGCGAAGGTGCTCATTAAAGAACTGGAACCATATCGCCCGCTGTTTATCGAAGAGCCGGTGCTGGCCGAGCAGGCCGAATACTATCCGAAGCTGGCTGAACAGACGCACATTCCTATCGCGGCGGGCGAACGGATGTTCTCACGCTTTGAATTTAAACGGGTGCTCGAAGCGGGCGGCATTGCGATCCTGCAGCCGGATCTCTCCCACGCGGGCGGTATCACCGAATGCTACAAAATTGCCGGCATGGCAGAAGCCTACGACGTGGCGCTGGCTCCGCACTGTCCGCTCGGACCAATCGCGCTGGCGGCCTGCCTGCATGTCGATTTTGTCTCCCGCAATGCCGTGTTCCAGGAACAAAGCATGGGGATTCACTATAACAAAGGCGCGGAGCTGCTCGATTTTGTGAAAAACAAAGAAGACTTCAGCATGGAAGGCGGATTCTTTAAACCGTTAACGAAACCGGGTCTGGGCGTTGAAATTGACGAAGCCAAAGTTATTGAGCTGAGTAAACATGCGCCGGACTGGCGTAACCCGTTATGGCGGCATGAAGACGGTTCCGTCGCCGAGTGGTAA
- a CDS encoding MFS transporter yields the protein MVSGFAMPKIWRQIAMDIPVTAAKTGRRRYLTLLMIFITVVICYVDRANLAVASAHIQEEFGITKAEMGYVFSAFAWLYTLCQIPGGWFLDRVGSRLTYFIAIFGWSVATLFQGFATGLMSLIGLRAITGIFEAPAFPTNNRMVTSWFPEHERASAVGFYTSGQFVGLAFLTPLLIWIQELLSWHWVFIVTGGIGIIWSFIWIKVYQPPRLTKSISKAELDYIRDGGGLVDGDAPVKKEARQPLTKADWKLVFHRKLVGVYLGQFAVTSTLWFFLTWFPNYLTQEKGITALKAGFMTTVPFLAAFFGVLLSGWLADKLVKKGFSLGVARKTPIICGLLISTCIMGANYTNDPVWIMTLMAVAFFGNGFASITWSLVSSLAPMRLIGLTGGVFNFVGGLGGITVPLVIGYLAQDYGFGPALVYISAVALIGALSYILLVGDVKRVG from the coding sequence ATGGTGAGCGGCTTCGCTATGCCCAAAATCTGGAGACAGATTGCGATGGATATTCCAGTTACTGCTGCAAAAACCGGGCGTCGCCGTTACCTGACGCTGTTGATGATCTTTATTACCGTGGTCATTTGTTATGTTGACCGCGCCAACCTTGCCGTGGCATCGGCCCATATTCAGGAAGAGTTTGGTATCACTAAAGCGGAAATGGGTTATGTCTTCTCGGCGTTTGCCTGGCTCTATACGCTTTGCCAGATCCCGGGCGGCTGGTTCCTTGACCGCGTGGGTTCACGTCTGACTTATTTTATCGCTATTTTTGGCTGGTCCGTGGCGACCTTGTTCCAGGGCTTCGCGACCGGACTAATGTCGCTGATCGGTCTGCGTGCCATCACCGGGATATTTGAAGCACCCGCGTTCCCGACCAATAACCGCATGGTGACCAGCTGGTTCCCGGAACACGAACGTGCCTCCGCGGTGGGCTTTTACACCTCCGGGCAGTTTGTTGGTCTGGCATTCCTGACGCCATTGTTAATCTGGATCCAGGAACTGCTGAGTTGGCACTGGGTGTTTATTGTTACCGGTGGGATCGGCATCATCTGGTCGTTTATCTGGATTAAGGTCTATCAGCCGCCGCGCCTGACCAAAAGCATCAGCAAAGCAGAGCTGGACTATATCCGCGACGGCGGCGGCCTGGTGGATGGTGATGCGCCCGTGAAAAAAGAGGCGCGCCAGCCGCTGACCAAAGCCGACTGGAAGCTGGTCTTCCACCGTAAGCTGGTGGGGGTTTACCTGGGGCAATTTGCGGTGACGTCCACGCTGTGGTTCTTCCTGACGTGGTTCCCAAACTACCTGACGCAGGAGAAGGGGATCACCGCGCTGAAGGCGGGCTTTATGACCACCGTACCGTTCCTTGCCGCGTTCTTCGGTGTCCTGCTCTCGGGCTGGCTGGCGGATAAGCTGGTAAAAAAAGGGTTCTCATTGGGGGTAGCGCGTAAAACACCGATTATCTGCGGATTGCTGATCTCCACCTGCATCATGGGTGCCAACTATACCAACGATCCGGTGTGGATAATGACCCTGATGGCAGTGGCGTTCTTTGGTAATGGTTTCGCATCGATTACCTGGTCGCTGGTGTCGTCCCTGGCACCGATGCGGCTGATCGGTCTGACCGGCGGTGTGTTCAACTTCGTTGGCGGGCTGGGTGGAATTACCGTGCCGCTGGTCATTGGTTATCTGGCCCAGGATTACGGTTTTGGCCCGGCGCTGGTTTACATCTCCGCCGTGGCGTTGATTGGCGCGCTTTCTTACATACTGCTGGTAGGTGATGTGAAACGAGTAGGCTAA
- a CDS encoding DUF3748 domain-containing protein, with protein MKQITFASRNHQLTNINTWTPDSQWLVYDVRPSGASFTGETIERVNVGTGEVEVIYRATDGAHVGVVTVHPAQDEYVFIHGPKHPDADWRYDFHHRQGVIAHHGQVSNLDAMDITAPYTPGALRGGSHVHVFSPNGQLVSFTYNDHVMHMRDPKLDLRNVGVAAPFGPVNPQGNHPREYPGTFWSVLVSRTTPNPQPGSDEINRAYEEGWVGNDRLAFIGDTLSAQGEKVPELFIVNLPVDEQGWKRAGDAPLQGTPEMLPAPPAGVMQRRLTFTHHNRYPGLVNVPRHWVRSNPQATQIAFLMRDDNGVVQLWLISPEGGEPRQLTHAERDIQSAFNWHPSGKMLGFVLENRIACCDAQTGEVTFLTSDHGNPPSADAVVFSPNGRVIAWMEETGGFRQLWITETAQN; from the coding sequence ATGAAACAAATCACCTTCGCTTCCCGCAACCACCAGCTTACTAATATCAATACCTGGACGCCGGACAGCCAGTGGCTGGTCTATGACGTGCGTCCGTCAGGGGCGTCGTTCACCGGTGAAACCATCGAACGAGTTAACGTAGGCACGGGCGAGGTCGAGGTGATTTATCGCGCTACGGACGGCGCGCACGTTGGCGTGGTGACCGTTCATCCGGCACAGGATGAATACGTCTTTATCCACGGCCCGAAACACCCGGACGCGGACTGGCGCTACGATTTTCATCATCGCCAGGGGGTGATTGCGCATCACGGTCAGGTAAGCAATCTGGATGCGATGGATATCACCGCACCCTATACTCCAGGCGCGCTGCGCGGTGGCAGCCACGTACATGTCTTCAGCCCGAACGGGCAGTTGGTCAGCTTTACCTATAACGACCATGTCATGCATATGCGCGATCCGAAGCTCGATTTACGCAACGTTGGCGTGGCGGCGCCTTTCGGCCCGGTGAATCCACAGGGGAACCATCCGCGTGAATATCCGGGAACCTTCTGGAGCGTGCTGGTCAGCCGCACGACGCCTAACCCACAACCGGGCAGCGACGAAATCAATCGCGCCTACGAAGAGGGCTGGGTGGGCAACGACAGGCTGGCGTTTATCGGCGATACCCTCTCAGCACAGGGCGAAAAAGTGCCTGAACTGTTCATTGTTAACCTGCCAGTAGATGAACAGGGCTGGAAACGTGCGGGTGATGCGCCGCTGCAGGGAACGCCAGAAATGCTGCCTGCGCCGCCAGCGGGCGTGATGCAGCGTCGGTTAACCTTCACGCACCACAACCGCTATCCGGGTCTGGTGAACGTGCCGCGCCACTGGGTGCGCAGTAACCCGCAGGCGACACAAATCGCGTTTCTGATGCGTGATGATAACGGCGTTGTGCAGCTGTGGCTGATCTCGCCTGAGGGCGGCGAGCCGCGCCAGCTCACCCACGCTGAGCGCGATATCCAGTCTGCGTTCAACTGGCACCCGTCCGGGAAGATGCTGGGATTTGTGCTCGAAAATCGGATTGCGTGCTGCGACGCACAGACCGGAGAGGTGACGTTTTTGACGTCCGATCACGGCAATCCACCTTCTGCGGATGCCGTCGTGTTTTCCCCGAACGGGCGCGTTATTGCATGGATGGAAGAGACGGGCGGTTTCCGTCAGCTTTGGATAACGGAAACCGCACAGAACTAG
- a CDS encoding YceK/YidQ family lipoprotein, translated as MMKNVLIKLTTFSGVVLLCGCSSVMSHTGGKEGTYPGTRASAAMISDDDTNWGTKSLVILDMPFTAVADTLLLPWDVFRKDDSVRSRVEKSEQENLATNAVIPPAEMPPR; from the coding sequence ATGATGAAAAATGTTCTGATAAAGCTGACGACGTTCAGCGGGGTAGTTTTACTTTGCGGGTGTTCGAGCGTGATGTCTCACACCGGCGGTAAAGAAGGAACATATCCGGGGACGCGCGCCAGCGCGGCGATGATCTCCGATGACGATACCAACTGGGGCACCAAATCCCTGGTTATCCTGGATATGCCGTTTACGGCAGTAGCGGATACGCTTCTGCTGCCGTGGGATGTATTCCGTAAGGATGACTCCGTACGTTCACGGGTAGAGAAAAGCGAGCAGGAAAACCTGGCGACCAACGCCGTCATTCCGCCCGCCGAGATGCCTCCGCGCTAG
- the ibpA gene encoding small heat shock chaperone IbpA produces the protein MRNFDLSPLYRSAIGFDRLFNHLENNQSQSNGYPPYNVELVDENHYRIAIAVAGFAENELEITAQDNLLVVKGSHTAEQKERTYLYQGIAERNFERKFQLAENIHVKGANLVNGLLFIELERVIPEEKKPRRIEIN, from the coding sequence ATGCGTAACTTCGATCTTTCTCCGCTATACCGTTCTGCAATTGGTTTTGACCGCCTGTTTAACCATTTAGAAAATAACCAAAGCCAGAGCAATGGCTACCCTCCATACAATGTCGAGCTGGTTGACGAAAACCACTACCGCATCGCGATTGCCGTTGCCGGTTTTGCAGAAAACGAACTGGAGATCACCGCGCAGGACAACCTGCTGGTGGTGAAAGGTTCCCATACGGCCGAGCAGAAAGAACGTACCTACCTCTACCAGGGCATCGCCGAGCGTAACTTTGAACGCAAGTTCCAGTTAGCCGAGAACATTCACGTCAAGGGCGCGAACCTGGTTAACGGCCTGCTGTTTATCGAACTGGAACGCGTGATTCCGGAAGAGAAAAAACCGCGCCGTATCGAAATTAACTAA
- the ibpB gene encoding small heat shock chaperone IbpB, translating into MRNYDLSPLLRQWIGFDKLANALQSTTEHQTFPPYNIEKSDDNHYRITLALAGFRQEDLDIQLEGTRLTVKGTPEKQETETQWLHQGLVNQPFSLSFTLADHMDVSGATFTNGLLHIDLTRNVPEAIAPQRIAISERPALNS; encoded by the coding sequence ATGCGTAACTATGATTTATCCCCTCTGCTGCGTCAGTGGATTGGTTTTGACAAACTGGCTAATGCCCTGCAAAGCACGACTGAGCACCAGACGTTTCCGCCGTATAACATTGAAAAAAGTGACGATAACCACTATCGCATCACCCTTGCGCTGGCCGGTTTCCGCCAGGAGGATCTGGACATCCAGCTTGAAGGTACCCGTCTGACCGTGAAAGGGACGCCGGAAAAACAGGAGACCGAGACTCAATGGCTGCATCAGGGGCTGGTTAATCAGCCGTTTAGCCTGAGCTTTACCCTGGCAGACCATATGGACGTGTCAGGTGCGACCTTTACCAACGGGCTACTGCATATCGATCTGACCCGTAACGTGCCGGAAGCCATCGCGCCGCAGCGTATCGCCATTAGCGAGCGGCCGGCGTTGAACAGTTAA
- a CDS encoding putative transporter yields the protein MSDIALTVSVLALVAVVGLWIGNIKIRGVGFGIGGVLFGGIFVGHFADRLGLALSAEMLHFVQEFGLILFVYTIGIQVGPGFFASLRVSGLRLNLFAFGIVVMGGLVTAILHKIFDIPLPVVLGIFSGAVTNTPALGAGQQILRDLGIQPGIVDQMGMSYAMAYPFGICGILLSMWLVRVLFRVNVESEAKDHETTLTNGHMPIKTINIRVDNPNLNNMAIQDVPILNSANIICSRLKRDDMLMVPAPGTVIQQGDLLHLVGQPGDLNNARLVIGQEVDTSLSTRGTDMRVERVVVTNEHVLGKKIRDLQVKERYDVVISRLNRAGVELVASPEASLQFGDILNLVGRPSSIDAVADMVGNAQQKLQQVQMLPVFIGIGLGVLLGSIPLYVPGFPVALKLGLAGGPLIMALILGRIGCIGKLYWFMPPSANLALRELGIVLFLAVVGLKSGGDFVDTLIKGEGMSWVGYGIFITAIPLLTVGILARMFAKMNYLTLCGMLAGSMTDPPALAFANNLHATSGAAALSYATVYPLVMFLRIITPQLLAVLFWGMS from the coding sequence ATGAGTGATATCGCGTTAACCGTTAGCGTGTTGGCCCTGGTCGCTGTTGTGGGACTATGGATAGGCAATATCAAAATCCGCGGCGTCGGGTTTGGCATTGGTGGCGTGCTGTTTGGCGGCATTTTTGTCGGGCATTTTGCCGATCGGCTCGGGCTGGCTCTGAGCGCTGAAATGCTCCACTTTGTTCAGGAGTTCGGCCTGATCCTGTTCGTTTATACCATCGGGATTCAGGTAGGCCCTGGCTTTTTTGCCTCCCTGCGTGTCTCCGGACTACGGCTCAATCTTTTTGCGTTCGGCATTGTGGTCATGGGCGGGCTGGTCACCGCGATTCTGCACAAAATCTTTGATATTCCCCTTCCTGTGGTTCTGGGCATTTTCTCCGGCGCGGTCACCAACACCCCGGCGCTCGGTGCGGGCCAGCAAATCCTGCGCGATCTGGGGATTCAACCCGGCATTGTCGACCAGATGGGGATGAGCTACGCCATGGCCTATCCGTTTGGCATCTGTGGCATTCTGCTCTCCATGTGGCTGGTACGCGTACTGTTTCGCGTTAACGTCGAATCAGAGGCCAAAGATCACGAAACCACGCTGACCAACGGCCATATGCCCATCAAAACCATCAACATTCGCGTCGATAATCCCAACCTGAATAATATGGCGATTCAGGACGTGCCGATCCTGAACAGCGCCAATATCATCTGCTCCCGCCTTAAGCGTGACGATATGCTGATGGTGCCCGCGCCCGGCACCGTTATTCAGCAAGGCGATCTGCTACATCTGGTCGGCCAGCCCGGGGATTTAAACAATGCGCGACTGGTCATTGGTCAGGAAGTGGACACCTCGCTCTCCACGCGCGGCACCGATATGCGGGTGGAACGCGTTGTGGTGACCAATGAGCATGTTCTCGGCAAAAAAATACGCGATCTGCAGGTAAAAGAACGCTATGACGTGGTTATCTCCCGTCTGAATCGCGCGGGTGTTGAACTGGTCGCCAGCCCGGAAGCCAGCCTGCAGTTCGGGGATATCCTCAACCTGGTCGGCCGCCCGTCGTCAATTGACGCGGTGGCGGATATGGTGGGTAACGCCCAGCAAAAACTGCAGCAGGTACAGATGCTGCCGGTGTTTATCGGCATCGGCCTGGGCGTGCTGCTGGGCTCCATTCCACTGTACGTGCCGGGCTTCCCGGTGGCGCTTAAGCTGGGCCTGGCAGGCGGGCCGCTGATTATGGCGCTGATCCTCGGGCGCATCGGCTGTATTGGTAAGCTCTACTGGTTTATGCCGCCGAGTGCCAACCTGGCGCTGCGCGAGCTGGGCATCGTGCTGTTTCTGGCAGTGGTCGGGCTGAAATCCGGCGGGGATTTTGTCGATACCCTGATCAAGGGCGAAGGGATGAGCTGGGTCGGTTACGGCATATTTATCACGGCAATCCCGCTGCTGACGGTAGGCATTCTGGCGCGGATGTTCGCCAAAATGAACTACCTGACGCTGTGCGGCATGCTGGCGGGCTCCATGACCGATCCCCCTGCGCTCGCGTTTGCCAATAACCTGCATGCCACCAGCGGTGCAGCGGCACTCTCCTATGCCACCGTCTACCCGCTGGTAATGTTCCTGCGCATCATCACGCCGCAGCTACTCGCGGTGCTGTTCTGGGGGATGAGCTAG
- a CDS encoding GntR family transcriptional regulator has protein sequence MIYKSIADRLRLRLNSSDYNIGSPLPGEKALAQEFGVARMTIRKALDLLVSWGLVERRHGSGTFVSRKDVHHETTNLTGLVEVLRQQGKEVQSKVLQFEVMPAPPAIASQLRIQVDERIYFSRRVRYVDGKPLMLEDSFMPVKLFRNLSLAHLEGSKFDYIEKECGITISGNYESLTPVLADKQLAGYLNLPEQTPLLRITSLSYSDSGEFLNYSVMFRNTSDYQVDYHLRRIHPEVLLAHPPEQHRE, from the coding sequence GTGATCTACAAATCTATTGCCGACAGATTGCGGCTGCGGCTGAACTCGTCGGACTACAACATCGGCAGCCCGCTACCGGGTGAGAAAGCGCTGGCGCAGGAGTTCGGCGTGGCGCGCATGACCATCCGCAAGGCGCTGGATCTGCTGGTGAGCTGGGGGCTGGTTGAGCGACGGCACGGCAGCGGCACGTTTGTCTCGCGTAAGGACGTTCACCACGAAACCACGAATCTGACCGGGCTGGTGGAGGTGCTGCGTCAGCAGGGAAAAGAGGTGCAGAGTAAAGTGTTGCAGTTTGAAGTGATGCCCGCGCCGCCCGCCATCGCCAGCCAGCTGCGGATTCAGGTCGATGAGCGGATCTACTTTTCCCGGCGGGTACGCTACGTGGACGGGAAGCCGCTGATGCTGGAGGACAGCTTTATGCCGGTGAAGCTGTTTCGCAACCTCTCGCTGGCGCATCTGGAAGGGTCAAAGTTTGATTACATCGAGAAAGAGTGCGGGATTACCATCAGCGGCAACTATGAGAGCCTGACGCCGGTGCTGGCAGATAAACAGCTGGCCGGTTACCTGAACCTGCCGGAACAGACGCCGCTGCTGCGAATCACGTCACTTTCCTACAGCGACAGCGGCGAGTTCCTCAATTATTCCGTGATGTTCCGTAATACCAGTGATTACCAGGTGGACTACCATCTGCGGCGCATCCACCCGGAAGTGCTGCTAGCTCATCCCCCAGAACAGCACCGCGAGTAG
- a CDS encoding alpha-glucoside-specific PTS transporter subunit IIBC — protein MLSQIQRFGGAMFTPVLLFPFAGIVVGIAIMLRNPLFVGEALTAPDNLFAQIVHIIEEGGWAVFRNMPLIFAVGLPIGLAKQAQGRACLAVLISFLTWNYFINAMGMTWGHFFGVDFSAEPTAGSGLAMIAGIKTLDTSIIGAIVISGIVTAIHNRYFDKPLPVFLGIFQGSSFVVILAFFVMIPCAWLTLLGWPKVQMGIESLQAFLRSAGALGVWVYTFLERILIPTGLHHFVYGPFIFGPAAVEGGIQVYWAQHLQEFSQSTLPLKTLFPEGGFALHGNSKVFGSVGIALAIWYTASAENRVKVAGLLVPATLTAVLVGITEPLEFTFLFISPLLFAVHAVLAATMATVMYTFGVVGNMGGGLLDQFLPQNWIPMFHNHASTVFTQIGIGVCFTGLYFMVFKTLIVRLNLKTPGREESEIKLYSKADYKAVRGQTTAPAAASQQVGQAAGFLQALGGAANIESINNCATRLRIALVDMAKTQSDDVFKALGAHGVVRRGNGIQVIVGLHVPQVRDQLESLMKTPLTNEQTTLTEAIS, from the coding sequence ATGCTCAGTCAAATACAACGTTTTGGCGGTGCCATGTTTACCCCGGTATTGCTGTTTCCGTTTGCCGGGATCGTGGTGGGAATCGCCATTATGCTTCGCAACCCGCTGTTTGTCGGCGAAGCCTTAACGGCCCCTGATAATCTTTTCGCGCAGATCGTTCACATTATTGAAGAGGGCGGCTGGGCGGTATTTCGCAATATGCCGCTGATTTTCGCCGTCGGTTTACCGATTGGCCTGGCAAAGCAGGCGCAGGGCCGCGCCTGTCTGGCGGTGCTGATTAGCTTCCTGACCTGGAACTACTTCATCAACGCGATGGGGATGACCTGGGGTCACTTCTTCGGCGTCGATTTCTCCGCCGAACCCACGGCGGGAAGCGGGCTGGCGATGATTGCCGGGATCAAAACGCTCGATACCAGCATCATCGGTGCCATTGTGATTTCTGGCATCGTGACCGCTATCCACAACCGCTATTTCGACAAGCCGCTGCCGGTTTTCCTGGGGATTTTCCAGGGCAGTTCGTTTGTCGTTATCCTCGCGTTTTTCGTCATGATCCCCTGCGCCTGGCTGACATTGCTGGGCTGGCCGAAAGTGCAGATGGGCATTGAGTCCCTACAGGCGTTCCTGCGCTCAGCCGGTGCGCTGGGCGTGTGGGTGTACACCTTCCTGGAACGCATTCTGATCCCAACCGGATTGCACCACTTCGTCTATGGCCCGTTCATCTTCGGCCCGGCGGCGGTGGAAGGCGGTATTCAGGTCTACTGGGCGCAGCATCTGCAGGAATTCAGCCAGAGTACCCTGCCGCTGAAAACCCTCTTCCCCGAAGGCGGGTTCGCGCTCCACGGCAACTCCAAGGTGTTTGGCTCGGTCGGGATTGCGCTGGCGATCTGGTACACCGCCTCAGCGGAAAACCGCGTCAAGGTAGCGGGGCTGCTGGTCCCGGCCACGCTCACTGCCGTGCTGGTGGGCATTACTGAACCGCTCGAATTTACCTTCCTGTTTATCTCGCCGCTGCTGTTTGCCGTTCACGCCGTGCTGGCGGCCACCATGGCAACGGTGATGTACACCTTTGGGGTGGTCGGCAACATGGGCGGCGGCCTGCTGGACCAGTTCCTGCCGCAAAACTGGATCCCGATGTTCCATAACCACGCCTCAACGGTCTTCACGCAAATCGGCATCGGCGTCTGCTTTACCGGCCTCTACTTCATGGTTTTCAAAACGCTGATTGTGCGTCTGAACCTCAAAACGCCGGGCCGGGAAGAGAGCGAAATCAAACTGTACAGCAAGGCCGACTATAAGGCGGTACGCGGGCAAACCACTGCCCCGGCGGCGGCCAGCCAGCAGGTCGGACAGGCCGCCGGATTCCTGCAGGCGCTCGGCGGTGCGGCCAATATCGAAAGCATCAACAACTGCGCCACCCGCTTGCGTATCGCGCTGGTGGATATGGCGAAAACCCAAAGCGACGACGTCTTCAAAGCCCTGGGCGCACACGGTGTGGTGCGACGCGGCAACGGCATTCAGGTGATTGTCGGTCTGCACGTTCCTCAGGTGCGTGACCAGCTGGAATCGCTGATGAAAACCCCTTTAACGAATGAACAAACCACCCTGACAGAGGCTATATCATGA